One stretch of Buteo buteo chromosome Z, bButBut1.hap1.1, whole genome shotgun sequence DNA includes these proteins:
- the LMAN1 gene encoding protein ERGIC-53 isoform X3: protein MAARAQRGGLAAVLLAGALLAFGRLPLALGQAAAAGGSTAAAAAAAAALPHRRFEYKYSFKGPHLVQADGTVPFWVHTGNAIPSADQIRITTSLKSQRGSVWTKTKSIFEYWEVEVTFRVTGRGRIGADGLAIWFTEEQGLEGPVFGAADKWNGVGIFFDSFDNDGKKNNPGVIVVGNNGKLLYDHQNDGSTQALASCQRDFRNKPYPVRVKITYYQKTLTVLINNGFTPDKDDYEFCAKVEDMVLPSQGYFGISAATGGLADDHDVLSFLTFQLTEPGKEVPTPEAEIPQKDKEKYQEEFEHFQQELDKKKEEFQKEHPDVQGQPAAEDLFETVSDRELRQIFEGQNRIHLEIKQLNRQLDMILDEQRRYVSAVTDEIAKRGAGFPSQQGQVSQQEIETVVKTQEEVIRQVNEIR from the exons ATGGCGGCGCGCGCGCAGCGGGGCGGCTTGGCGGCGGTCCTCCTCGCCGGTGCCCTGCTCGCCTTCGGCCGCCTGCCGCTCGCCCTcgggcaggcggcggcggcgggaggctcgacggcggcggcggcagcagcagcagctgctctgccgCACCGCCGCTTTGAGTACAAGTACAGCTTCAAGGGGCCGCACCTGGTGCAGGCGGATGGGACGGTGCCGTTCTGGGTGCACACGGGCA ATGCCATACCAAGTGCAGATCAGATTCGTATAACAACGTCTTTGAAAAGCCAAAGAGGGTCAGTGTGGACAAAAACCAAGTCAATATTTGAATACTGGGAAGTCGAAGTGACCTTTCGAGTTACAGGAAGAGGCCGCATTGGAGCTGATGGACTG GCAATCTGGTTTACAGAAGAGCAAGGCTTGGAAGGTCCTGTTTTCGGGGCAGCTGATAAGTGGAACGGTGTTGGAATTTTCTTTGATTCCTTTGACAATGATGGAAAG aaaaacaATCCTGGAGTGATTGTTGTAGGCAACAATGGAAAACTTCTGTATGACCATCAGAA TGATGGTTCAACGCAAGCATTGGCATCCTGTCAGAGGGACTTTCGTAACAAGCCCTATCCTGTTCGAGTAAAGATAACATACTACCAAAAAACATTGACT GTATTAATTAACAATGGCTTTACTCCGGATAAAGACGACTATGAATTTTGTGCAAAAGTGGAAGATATGGTGTTGCCATCACAAGGATATTTTGGAATATCTGCAGCAACAGGGGGCCTTGCAG ATGATCATGATGTCCTGTCTTTTCTGACCTTCCAGCTGactgagcctgggaaggaagTA CCAACACCAGAGGCAGAAATTCCTCAAAAAGATAAAGAGAAGTATCAAGAAGAGTTTGAACACTTTCAACAAGAATTGgataaaaagaaggaagaatttcaaAAGGAACATCCTGATGTGCAAGGACAGCCAG CAGCAGAGGATCTTTTTGAAACTGTAAGTGATCGTGAACTGAGGCAAATCTTTGAGGGGCAGAATCGAATTCATCTTGAAATCAAACAGCTTAATAGGCAATTGGACATGATTTTGGATGAGCAGAGGAGATACGTCTCTGCAGTCACAGATGAGATTGCTAAAAGAGGAGCTGGTTTTCCAAGTCAACAAGGAcag GTTTCCCAGCAAGAGATTGAGACAGTTGTGAAAACTCAAGAAGAGGTCATTAGACAAGTAAATGAAATAAG